The following proteins are co-located in the Triticum aestivum cultivar Chinese Spring chromosome 1A, IWGSC CS RefSeq v2.1, whole genome shotgun sequence genome:
- the LOC123091411 gene encoding probable alkaline/neutral invertase D, whose amino-acid sequence MARANYAVLLWLLVAVSVKLGRRHIAHNVVELMERRLAKDEFPEYYDGKTGRYIGKQSRKFQPWLVAGYLVAKMLLDDPSNLRVVSLEDDGHTRAASKVSICCTIADDVCLRLLLCSM is encoded by the coding sequence ATGGCGCGCGCAAACTATGCAGTGTTGCTGTGGCTCCTGGTGGCGGTGAGCGTGAAGCTAGGGCGGCGCCACATCGCCCACAACGTGGTGGAGCTGATGGAGAGGCGTCTGGCCAAGGACGAGTTCCCCGAGTACTACGACGGCAAGACGGGGCGGTACATCGGGAAGCAGTCGCGCAAGTTCCAACCGTGGTTGGTGGCGGGCTACCTGGTGGCCAAGATGCTCCTGGACGACCCCTCCAACCTCCGCGTCGTCTCCCTGGAGGACGATGGCCACACCCGAGCAGCATCTAAAGTTAGCATCTGCTGCACTATCGCTGATGATGTTTGTTTAAGGCTGTTGCTTTGCTCTATGTGA